A genomic region of Miscanthus floridulus cultivar M001 chromosome 3, ASM1932011v1, whole genome shotgun sequence contains the following coding sequences:
- the LOC136544764 gene encoding protein FATTY ACID EXPORT 1, chloroplastic-like gives MLRTHLPPEAWRRPLPQEAGAQDQSPRISFHRTATRSRIPGGQLRCGGPEPRWLSSSRTSSSDSQPWTTMCMKADYTTPVDSVATSEQTGGETEATSEQTGGETEEPAIVPPANEYTVQEAAPQQKCAKLHDFCLGIPFGGFLFSMGLVGFLFWRSPASLTFGVAPGLAILALAVLSLKVWRSGKSSLPFILAQAGIAAAVAWKHCQAYTTTRKLLPWGFYVALSAAMICFYSYVVLAGGNPPPKKAKAAA, from the exons ATGCTGCGCACCCATCTGCCACCTGAGGCTTGGCGGCGGCCGCTGCCCCAGGAGGCAGGAGCCCAAGATCAAAGCCCGCGCATTTCCTTCCACCGAACCGCAACGAGATCCAGGATCCCAGGTGGGCAACTTCGATGCGGCGGCCCTGAACCGCGATGGCTGTCCTCATCGCGGACCTCATCCTCAGACTCACAG CCGTGGACTACAATGTGCATGAAGGCAGACTATACCACTCCTGTTGATTCTGTTGCCACCTCGGAGCAAACAGGTGGCGAAACTGAAGCCACCTCGGAGCAAACAGGTGGCGAAACTGAAGAGCCAGCCATTGTACCACCTGCTAATGAGTATACAGTGCAGGAGGCGGCTCCTCAACAGAAGTGTGCAAAGCTACACGACTTTTGCCTAGGGATACCTTTTG GTGGATTTTTATTCTCCATGGGCCTTGTTGGATTTCTGTTTTGGAGGAGCCCTGCAAGTCTTACTTTTGGTGTTGCACCTGGCCTTGCTATATTGGCCCTGGCTGTACTTAGCCTTAAGGTCTGGAGGAGTGGAAAGTCCAGTTTACCGTTCATACTGGCGCAAGCAG GCATTGCCGCTGCGGTAGCATGGAAGCACTGCCAGGCATACACCACT ACGAGGAAGCTGCTTCCGTGGGGCTTCTATGTCGCACTGAG TGCTGCAATGATCTGCTTCTACTCCTATGTTGTTCTTGCTGGAGGGAATCCACCTCCTAAGAAGGCAAAGGCTGCTGCTTGA
- the LOC136544763 gene encoding non-specific lipid transfer protein GPI-anchored 20-like produces the protein MGLMSLTTTIRLLSAAALVTTALLAAVPVASGQQQPAGAASCTASLLTSFTPCFSFLTSNSSNGSPPTRECCRSLAALVNASTGCACLVLTGAVPLPALGVPVNRTLAVSLPKACDSMSVPLQCRDTSSAQSPAPGPVADTPSTPASTPATPEAPAAPTVDPTATAPVSQGQTRPMVLPSSARRTATSAHVAAAPALVLLLAVAAALV, from the exons ATGGGGCTGATGAGCCTGACGACAACGATTAGGCTGCTGTCGGCGGCCGCGCTGGTGACGACAGCGCTGCTGGCGGCGGTGCCGGTGGCGTCGGGGCAGCAGCAGCCGGCGGGGGCGGCGTCGTGCACGGCGTCGCTGCTCACCAGCTTCACCCCGTGCTTCAGCTTCCTGACCAGCAACAGCAGCAACGGGTCTCCGCCGACGCGGGAATGCTGCCGGTCGCTGGCGGCGCTGGTGAACGCCAGCACCGGCTGCGCGTGCCTCGTCCTCACGGGCGCCGTGCCGCTGCCGGCGCTGGGCGTCCCCGTCAACCGCACGCTCGCCGTGTCGCTGCCCAAGGCCTGCGACTCCATGTCCGTCCCGCTGCAGTGCCGAG ACACGTCGTCGGCGCAGAGCCCGGCTCCAGGCCCCGTCGCAGACACACCCTCCACGCCCGCGTCGACGCCGGCGACGCCAGAAGCTCCGGCGGCGCCTACCGTGGACCCCACGGCGACGGCACCGGTGAGCCAGGGGCAGACGAGGCCGATGGTGCTGCCCAGCTCCGCCCGGAGAACAGCAACCAGCGCCCACGTCGCCGCGGCGCCGGCGCTAGTGCTGCTGCTCGCCGTTGCGGCCGCGCTAGTGTGA
- the LOC136544765 gene encoding non-specific lipid transfer protein GPI-anchored 20-like, with protein sequence MGMTTTTRLMLTLAAAVAMLLLASPALVSGQPGAGVAGAVSCTASLVTSFTPCLNFITNGGASPTDDCCRSLGALTKASAGCACLILTGSVPLGVPVNRTLAVTLPRACNSTSLQLQCRDASSAQSPAPGPVADAPAPSMFMAPLPPATAAAPEPEAPATAPPVEPTATATPPISQVQTKPTVVPSAAWRASSDVPATAGFALLLAVRAALMA encoded by the exons ATGggcatgacgacgacgacgaggctaATGCTCACCTTGGCCGCCGCGGTGGCGATGCTGCTGCTGGCCTCGCCGGCGCTGGTGTCCGGGCAGCCCGGCGCCGGCGTCGCGGGCGCGGTGTCGTGCACGGCGTCGCTGGTCACCAGCTTCACGCCGTGCCTCAACTTCATCACCAACGGCGGCGCCTCCCCGACCGACGACTGCTGCCGGTCCCTGGGCGCGCTGACCAAGGCGAGCGCCGGCTGCGCCTGCCTCATCCTCACCGGCAGCGTCCCTCTCGGCGTGCCCGTCAACCGGACGCTCGCCGTCACGCTCCCCAGGGCGTGCAACTCCACCTCTCTCCAGCTGCAATGCCGAG ACGCGTCGTCAGCTCAGAGCCCAGCTCCAGGCCCCGTCGCAGATGCGCCTGCGCCGTCCATGTTCATGGCCCCGTTGC CACCAGCGACGGCGGCAGCGCCGGAGCCTGAAGCACCGGCGACAGCTCCACCTGTGGAACCCACGGCCACGGCGACGCCACCGATCAGCCAGGTACAGACGAAGCCGACGGTTGTGCCCAGCGCCGCCTGGAGAGCAAGCTCGGACGTGCCAGCGACGGCTGGTTTTGCACTGCTGCTTGCAGTTCGAGCTGCGCTGATGGCCTGA